The following are encoded together in the Pectinophora gossypiella chromosome 14, ilPecGoss1.1, whole genome shotgun sequence genome:
- the LOC126372784 gene encoding dehydrogenase/reductase SDR family member on chromosome X-like, with translation MFVIASLVVVGTVAAVYWSINRDKPLKYILSELQYTITMQAVGVGGVIDDWVNISKNKIVLPDANKKIAVMTGGARGIGTEVIRGLLKANMVVVIGIRKPEQSKKIAETMENGENLHAYELDLQSLRSVKIFAEKVNKKYPEIHILVNNAGIMFGDYKLTEDAMESQFQVNHLSHFYLTHLMLPALKNGGSLEKSSRIVNVTSSAHYIGKISFDDVNMKEHYDTIAAYCQSKLAQLLSTRYINQLLSKEGCRVKSYAVHPGVVDTDLFENTLLKQIFPWILKLFFKTPEKGAVSILHACFNKELEDKGGLYISNCIEGISSRSSKDIEYQKQLFELSCKLLGIRVEAFGKS, from the exons ATGTTCGTAATTGCGTCCCTTGTAGTCGTCGGCACGGTCGCAGCGGTATACTGGTCTATAAATAGAGATAAaccattaaaatatattctaaGTGAACTACAATACACTATAACCATGCAAGCAGTCGGTGTAGGCGGTGTTATCGACGACtgggtaaatataagtaagaaCAAAATAGTGTTGCCagatgcaaataaaaaaattgccgTCATGACCGGCGGGGCCCGCGGCATAGGAACTGAAGTCATAAGAGGACTGCTCAAAGCTAACATGGTCGTAGTCATCGGAATCAGGAAGCCTGAACAAAGCAAGAAAATCGCTGAGACTATGGAGAACGGAGAAAATCTTCACGCCTATGAACTGGACTTGCAGTCGTTGAGATCCGTGAAAATATTTGCagaaaaagttaataaaaaatacccCGAAATCCATATCCTCGTTAACAATGCAGGAATTATGTTCGGCGATTATAAACTCACTGAGGATGCAATGGAATCACAATTTCAAGTGAATCACTTGAGCCATTTTTATTTGACTCACTTAATGTTGCCAGCTTTAAAGAACGGAGGTTCCCTGGAGAAGTCTTCGAGAATAGTTAATGTCACCTCAAGCGCACATTATATAGGAAAAATCTCCTTCGATGACGTTAATATGAAGGAGCATTATGATACGATTGCAGCATATTGTCAGTCCAAACTAGCGCAG CTCCTGAGTACCAGATACATTAATCAACTGTTAAGCAAGGAAGGTTGCAGAGTCAAAAGCTATGCTGTCCATCCAGGAGTTGTGGACACGGACCTTTttgaaaatactttattgaaacaGATATTTCCCTGGATCTTGAAGCTATTTTTCAAAACTCCAGAAAAGGGTGCTGTATCTATCTTGCATGCTTGTTTTAATAAAGAGCTGGAGGACAAAGGAGGGTTATACATCAGTAACTGCATAGAAGGAATCAGTAGTAGATCTTCCAAGGATATTgaataccaaaaacagttattTGAATTGTCTTGCAAATTACTTGGCATAAGAGTAGAGGCATTTGGTAAAAgttaa
- the LOC126372785 gene encoding retinol dehydrogenase 11-like gives MFAIASLAALTTAAAVYWYINRHKPLKHILSELRYTLDMQGAGVGGLIDDWVNVRRNKVVLPDARKKIAVITGGARGIGTEVIRGLLKANMIVIMGIRKPEQSKKLVESMENGENLQAYELDLQSLKSVKTFAENVIKKYPEIHILVNNAGIMFGDYKLTEDGVETQLQVNHLSHFYLTHLLLPALKKGGSLEESSRIVNVTSCAHYPGKIYFDDINMKEHYDTTAAYAQSKLAQLMSARYINHLLSEEGCRVKSYAVHPGIVDTDLFEKTLFRQMFPWAMKLFFKTPEKGAISILHACFNKELGEKGGLYISNCIEGISNRFSKNTDHQKRLFELSCKLVDLNEEDFGKR, from the exons atgTTCGCGATTGCGTCTCTCGCCGCTCTAACCACCGCCGCAGCCGTTTACTGGTACATAAACAGACACAAACCTTTAAAACACATCCTAAGTGAACTACGTTACACTTTAGACATGCAAGGAGCGGGCGTTGGAGGACTTATAGACGACTGGGTGAACGTAAGGAGGAACAAGGTAGTGTTGCCAGATGCAAGGAAAAAAATTGCCGTTATAACTGGCGGCGCTCGCGGAATAGGAACGGAAGTCATAAGAGGACTGCTCAAAGCGAACATGATTGTAATTATGGGAATAAGAAAACCAGAACAGAGCAAGAAACTCGTCGAAAGTATGGAAAATGGGGAGAATCTGCAAGCTTACGAACTGGACTTGCAATCATTGAAATCAGTGAAAACATTTGCAGAAAATGTTATCAAGAAATATCCCGAAATCCATATTCTAGTTAACAACGCAGGGATTATGTTTGGCGATTATAAACTCACTGAGGATGGCGTAGAAACGCAATTGCAAGTGAATCActtgagtcatttttatttgaccCACTTATTGTTGCCAGCTTTAAAAAAGGGGGGTTCCCTTGAGGAGTCTTCGCGGATAGTCAATGTTACATCTTGCGCGCATTATCCAGGAAAAATCTACTTCGATGACATCAATATGAAGGAGCATTACGATACGACTGCAGCATACGCGCAGTCAAAACTGGCGCAG CTCATGAGTGCCAGATACATCAATCACCTGTTAAGCGAAGAAGGTTGCAGAGTCAAAAGCTATGCCGTCCATCCCGGTATTGTCGACACGGATCTTTTTGAAAAAACTTTATTCAGGCAAATGTTCCCTTGGGCTATGAAGCTATTCTTCAAAACTCCAGAGAAAGGTGCTATTTCCATCCTCCATGCTTGTTTCAATAAAGAGTTGGGAGAAAAAGGAGGTTTATACATTAGTAATTGCATAGAAGGGATCAGTAATAGGTTCTCAAAGAATACTGATCACCAGAAGCGATTGTTTGAACTGTCTTGCAAATTAGTTGATTTAAATGAAGAGGATTTTGGTAAACGTTAA